In one window of Undibacter mobilis DNA:
- a CDS encoding DUF6505 family protein: MKLLRTIRLDTSDTFVFEKAAEPGEWAVSGAFVFWTVDPSTLQGKARSAFRSGFLGVETLGWSTLVQIVEVSDDDRARVVHLLAEKLVAHFGAPDMDAARAAAAEEVAFAESLCNQPKDILVGVHRSFEDGAVRETFRTLRPREGAKPNRVFAFLEVEGADEEQPADQVDLIAMAGREQK, translated from the coding sequence GTGAAGCTTTTGCGCACCATCCGGCTCGATACGTCCGATACGTTCGTTTTCGAGAAAGCGGCGGAGCCTGGCGAGTGGGCCGTTTCCGGCGCTTTCGTGTTCTGGACCGTCGATCCGTCGACGCTGCAGGGCAAAGCGCGGTCGGCATTCCGCAGCGGCTTCCTCGGTGTGGAAACGCTCGGCTGGTCGACTTTGGTGCAGATCGTTGAAGTCAGCGACGACGACCGCGCGCGCGTCGTGCATCTGCTGGCCGAAAAACTGGTCGCGCATTTTGGTGCGCCCGACATGGATGCGGCGCGCGCGGCGGCGGCGGAAGAGGTCGCGTTCGCCGAGTCGCTGTGCAACCAGCCGAAGGACATTCTCGTCGGCGTGCATCGCAGTTTCGAGGATGGCGCGGTGCGCGAGACGTTTCGCACACTTCGGCCGCGCGAGGGGGCAAAACCCAACCGCGTGTTCGCCTTTCTCGAAGTCGAGGGCGCGGACGAAGAGCAGCCCGCGGATCAGGTCGACCTCATCGCGATGGCCGGCAGAGAACAAAAATGA
- a CDS encoding biotin/lipoate--protein ligase family protein, which yields MPLENRASTRNASGSELLLPPPFTAVRLRELGDAYAHAMAIAPEQGAGTLVYVGRFDLAEFAVVVEPDEPLIEARRVFYAGMVALADALSSYAQPDTAIGFAWPGSVLVNQGLVGGGRLGWPQGTAENDVPEWLVFGAMIRTVTMTEADPGLNPLVTALEEEGFSDGLSNRVVESFSRHFMVALDAWQESGFGAVANNYLARLPIEKGLRRDIDVNGDLLLRRMGKAEVERAVLLPQLAEPAWRDPVTKGPRA from the coding sequence ATGCCGCTGGAGAACCGGGCCAGCACCCGCAATGCCTCAGGGTCGGAGTTGCTGCTGCCACCGCCATTCACGGCGGTGCGTCTGCGCGAACTCGGCGATGCCTACGCGCACGCCATGGCGATCGCGCCGGAACAGGGCGCCGGCACATTAGTCTATGTCGGGCGCTTCGACCTCGCGGAATTCGCTGTGGTGGTGGAGCCGGACGAACCGCTCATTGAGGCGCGGCGCGTCTTCTATGCCGGCATGGTCGCGCTGGCCGACGCGCTTTCCTCCTATGCGCAGCCCGACACCGCCATTGGCTTTGCGTGGCCGGGTTCCGTTCTGGTCAATCAAGGGCTGGTTGGCGGCGGGCGACTCGGTTGGCCGCAGGGCACCGCTGAAAACGACGTGCCGGAGTGGCTGGTGTTCGGCGCCATGATCCGCACGGTGACGATGACCGAAGCGGATCCGGGCCTCAATCCGCTGGTCACCGCGCTGGAAGAGGAAGGTTTCAGCGACGGGCTGTCCAACCGCGTGGTGGAGAGCTTTTCGCGTCATTTCATGGTCGCCCTCGATGCCTGGCAGGAGAGCGGTTTCGGTGCCGTCGCGAATAATTATCTCGCGCGATTGCCGATCGAAAAAGGGTTGCGGCGCGATATTGACGTCAACGGCGATCTGCTGCTGCGCCGCATGGGTAAGGCGGAGGTCGAACGCGCGGTCCTGCTGCCGCAGCTTGCCGAACCGGCATGGCGCGATCCTGTCACGAAGGGGCCGCGCGCGTGA
- a CDS encoding 4Fe-4S binding protein yields the protein MPLDGAAVRSVCRDSVVLEGRQLCRAELDRFRKVAAAGTDMLVACTQEAPVFTEVAGEFDDAGALSFVNIRENAGWSSEAAASGPKMAALIAAAAAEPVPDYPSVSLSSDGVTLLYGNDERVIEAAQLLKDHLDVTVLIKRPEGIAPASVTDFPVVKGSIRSAKGYLGAFELAVDDYAAPHPSSRRELTFGAARNGAVSRCDILIDLSGGAPLFPASDLRDGYLRADPADPAAVLRAVLKARDLTGSFDKPRYITFNENICAHSRSKIVGCRRCLDLCPTGAIVPDGNHVSIDPHICAGCGQCAAACPTGAAAYAVPPVDASLRQLRALLGAYRLAGGKRAVVLFHDAEHGGALIDALARHGDGLPANVLPVKVNEVTQLGLEAIAAAFAYGAAAVRFLLRAKPRHDVAGLARTIALAEPILAGLGFAGARVGTVETDDPDILGSTLRAIAAMDGVAKPATFSVVGGKREVMRLALREMHAVAPTPVDVVPLPEGAPFGTIEVKVEGCTLCLSCVSACPTGALSDDPERPLLRFAEDACVQCGLCKATCPEKVISLTPQINFLAPTAMNRVIKQEEPFHCIACDAPFGVKSTVERVVAKLEGQHWMFKNSKERLDVIRMCADCRVNAMAKENFDPFAATPRPLTRTTEDYLREREQKDES from the coding sequence ATGCCTCTCGACGGCGCGGCTGTACGCTCGGTCTGCCGCGACAGCGTGGTGCTCGAGGGTCGCCAGCTCTGCCGCGCGGAACTCGACCGCTTCCGCAAGGTGGCTGCAGCCGGCACGGACATGCTGGTCGCCTGCACGCAGGAGGCGCCGGTCTTCACCGAGGTGGCGGGCGAGTTTGACGATGCCGGCGCGCTGTCTTTCGTCAATATCCGCGAGAACGCCGGCTGGTCGTCGGAGGCTGCGGCGAGTGGGCCGAAGATGGCGGCGCTGATTGCCGCAGCGGCGGCCGAACCGGTGCCCGACTATCCGTCGGTCAGCCTGTCCAGCGACGGCGTCACATTACTCTATGGCAACGATGAACGCGTCATCGAAGCCGCTCAATTGCTCAAGGATCATCTTGATGTCACGGTTCTGATCAAGCGGCCCGAAGGTATAGCGCCCGCTAGCGTCACCGACTTCCCCGTCGTCAAGGGCTCGATCCGTTCGGCTAAAGGTTATCTTGGCGCTTTCGAACTGGCGGTCGATGACTATGCCGCACCGCATCCGTCGTCGCGTCGCGAACTTACCTTCGGCGCTGCGCGCAATGGCGCCGTCTCGCGCTGCGATATTCTGATCGACCTGTCGGGCGGCGCACCGCTGTTTCCTGCGTCCGATTTGCGCGACGGCTATCTGCGCGCCGATCCGGCCGATCCGGCGGCCGTGCTGCGCGCCGTGCTCAAGGCACGCGATCTGACCGGTAGCTTCGACAAGCCACGCTACATCACATTCAATGAGAATATCTGCGCGCATTCGCGCTCGAAGATCGTCGGCTGCCGCCGCTGTCTCGATTTGTGCCCGACCGGTGCGATCGTGCCGGACGGCAATCACGTCAGCATCGATCCCCACATTTGCGCCGGTTGCGGTCAATGCGCGGCCGCCTGCCCGACGGGGGCGGCGGCCTATGCGGTGCCGCCGGTCGATGCCAGCTTGCGTCAGCTGCGGGCCCTGCTCGGCGCCTACCGCCTCGCCGGCGGCAAGCGCGCGGTGGTGCTGTTTCACGATGCCGAGCACGGCGGCGCATTGATCGACGCGCTGGCACGGCACGGCGATGGCTTGCCGGCCAATGTATTGCCGGTCAAGGTCAACGAGGTAACGCAACTCGGGTTGGAAGCAATCGCCGCCGCCTTTGCCTATGGCGCCGCCGCCGTGCGCTTTCTCCTGCGCGCCAAACCGCGCCACGACGTTGCCGGCCTCGCCAGGACCATTGCATTGGCGGAGCCGATCCTTGCCGGTCTTGGTTTTGCTGGCGCGCGCGTTGGCACCGTCGAAACCGACGATCCCGACATTCTCGGCAGCACATTGCGCGCCATCGCGGCGATGGACGGCGTGGCCAAGCCCGCCACCTTCTCCGTCGTCGGCGGCAAGCGCGAAGTGATGCGGCTCGCGCTGCGCGAGATGCATGCGGTGGCGCCAACGCCGGTCGATGTCGTGCCGCTGCCGGAAGGCGCGCCCTTCGGCACCATTGAAGTGAAGGTCGAAGGCTGCACGCTCTGCCTGTCCTGTGTCTCCGCCTGCCCTACCGGCGCGCTGTCGGACGATCCTGAGCGGCCACTGCTACGGTTTGCCGAAGATGCCTGCGTGCAATGCGGACTGTGCAAGGCGACCTGCCCGGAGAAGGTGATCAGCCTGACGCCGCAGATCAACTTCCTCGCCCCAACGGCGATGAACCGCGTTATCAAGCAGGAAGAACCGTTCCACTGCATCGCCTGCGACGCGCCGTTCGGCGTGAAGAGCACCGTCGAGCGCGTCGTCGCCAAGCTGGAAGGCCAGCATTGGATGTTCAAGAACTCCAAGGAGCGGCTCGATGTCATCCGCATGTGCGCGGATTGCCGCGTCAACGCGATGGCGAAGGAGAATTTCGATCCCTTCGCCGCAACGCCGCGTCCGCTGACGCGCACCACGGAAGACTATCTGCGCGAACGCGAGCAAAAAGACGAAAGCTAG
- a CDS encoding c-type cytochrome, which translates to MRENSMISERPAQKPQVDLVALARVRVRRSWVLLLLWLLIPGGAQAQLRGHGGPVRALAISSDGTQVLSGSFDTSAIRWSISRNAAEQVMRFHENAVNAVAFLQDGRMVTAGADARIAVWSAGKSQPNAVFEGHTAPVASLAVSPDGAWLASASWDHTVRLWPLNGGTPRVLEGHSQNVNGVAFSPDGRAVISVGYDAAVRIWPVAGDGSPIVRQLPTPLNAVAVTPDGEIVVGGADGKVYFLSPEGEMRADVQASATPIIALAAAKDGALVAAAGIRGTVTVVERKTRHVQKSLVGPGLPVWSVAFFPDGRTLLTGGADRMLRRWNAISGEPVDIVLAGAPDDPLAAYAGDRGAEVYRACIACHALMPDDGNKAGPSLAGVFGRKIATQPGYRYSDALTKMDIVWTPETVAKMFEVGPATYTPGTKMPEQTIGSAEDRKALVDFIARATVTK; encoded by the coding sequence ATGCGTGAGAATTCAATGATAAGCGAGCGTCCGGCCCAAAAGCCACAAGTCGATCTTGTTGCGCTGGCGCGCGTGCGGGTTCGACGTTCCTGGGTGTTGCTGTTGCTGTGGCTGCTGATACCCGGCGGCGCGCAGGCGCAGTTGCGCGGCCATGGCGGGCCGGTGCGGGCGCTGGCGATTTCGTCCGACGGCACGCAGGTGCTGTCGGGCAGTTTCGATACGTCGGCGATCCGCTGGTCGATTTCACGCAACGCCGCCGAGCAGGTGATGCGTTTCCACGAGAATGCGGTGAACGCTGTCGCCTTTCTCCAGGACGGCCGCATGGTCACCGCTGGCGCCGATGCGCGCATCGCGGTCTGGTCGGCCGGGAAATCGCAACCCAATGCGGTGTTCGAAGGTCACACCGCGCCAGTCGCCAGTCTTGCGGTGTCACCGGATGGCGCGTGGCTGGCATCGGCGTCGTGGGATCACACGGTTCGGCTTTGGCCACTCAACGGCGGTACGCCGCGCGTCCTTGAAGGGCACAGCCAGAACGTCAATGGCGTCGCGTTCTCGCCGGACGGCCGCGCCGTCATCAGTGTCGGCTACGACGCGGCGGTGCGTATCTGGCCGGTCGCGGGCGACGGCAGTCCGATCGTGCGGCAACTGCCGACGCCGCTGAATGCTGTCGCTGTGACACCCGATGGCGAGATCGTCGTCGGCGGTGCCGATGGCAAAGTCTACTTTCTCTCGCCCGAAGGCGAGATGCGCGCTGACGTGCAGGCCTCCGCGACGCCGATCATTGCGCTCGCGGCGGCGAAGGATGGTGCGCTGGTGGCTGCGGCCGGCATCCGCGGCACGGTGACCGTGGTCGAGCGCAAGACGCGCCACGTTCAGAAGTCTCTGGTCGGACCCGGCCTGCCGGTGTGGTCGGTGGCGTTCTTTCCCGACGGCCGCACTCTATTGACCGGCGGTGCCGACCGGATGCTACGGCGCTGGAACGCCATCAGCGGCGAACCGGTCGACATCGTGCTGGCTGGCGCGCCGGACGATCCATTGGCCGCCTATGCCGGCGACCGCGGCGCCGAGGTGTATCGCGCCTGCATCGCCTGCCATGCCTTGATGCCGGATGATGGCAACAAGGCCGGGCCAAGCCTCGCAGGCGTGTTTGGCCGCAAGATCGCGACGCAGCCTGGCTATCGTTATTCGGATGCGCTGACCAAAATGGACATCGTCTGGACGCCGGAGACGGTGGCGAAGATGTTCGAAGTCGGGCCAGCCACTTATACGCCGGGCACCAAGATGCCGGAGCAAACCATCGGCTCCGCGGAGGACCGCAAGGCGCTGGTCGACTTTATCGCAAGAGCGACCGTCACGAAGTGA
- a CDS encoding DEAD/DEAH box helicase — translation MTFMPDSPQIARALAERNYTQPTPVQKAVLADDAVGRDLLVSAQTGSGKTVAYGLAFATDLLGGAERFGRSGKPLALIVAPTRELAIQVQRELTWFYQYCGARVVSCVGGMDPRREQRELADGAHIVVGTPGRLCDHLRRNRLDLSELKAIVLDEADEMLNLGFREDMEFLLEATPQERRTLLFSATLPRGIVALAKQYQKDAFRVEVLGDESGHADIEYRAIRVAAHDSEHAVVNILRFYEAPSTIVFCNTRHAVRHLQAALLERGFLVVALSGELTQNERTTALQSLRDGRARVCVATDVAARGIDLPNLGLVIHAELPNDPEVMQHRSGRTGRAGRKGISVLLVPNSRRRRVEMFFKQAGVNAVWAAAPQADEIRKLDQQRMMQDELFTDAPTDEDLALARTLLAEKSAEAIAAALARLYRARLPSPEDIIDPGSDRGVRFRDERNDRPYARDRESPAGDDTAPRETGKRASFRRPMEGGSVWFKASVGRRKNAEARWLLPMICRRGGIAKGDIGAIKIYDTVTEFEISGKVADTFATKVQAPDAEENIRIEPLPQGPQGGSAPSTRDERSAPAKRPDKKADKPHFKKRQQEHKAAVESRERDDKPNKKPDFKKGDFKRQKFKKSKKEKHRHQP, via the coding sequence ATGACGTTTATGCCCGACTCTCCCCAGATCGCCCGCGCTCTGGCGGAACGCAATTACACCCAGCCGACGCCGGTGCAGAAGGCGGTGCTGGCCGACGACGCCGTCGGGCGCGATTTGCTGGTCTCGGCGCAGACCGGCTCGGGCAAAACCGTCGCTTATGGTCTGGCCTTCGCCACCGATCTTCTGGGCGGCGCCGAGCGCTTCGGCCGCAGCGGCAAACCTTTGGCGCTGATCGTCGCGCCGACACGCGAACTGGCGATCCAGGTGCAGCGCGAGCTGACCTGGTTTTATCAATATTGCGGCGCACGCGTCGTGTCCTGCGTCGGTGGCATGGACCCGCGCCGCGAACAGCGCGAACTGGCCGATGGCGCGCACATCGTCGTCGGCACGCCCGGCCGCCTGTGCGATCACTTGCGGCGCAATCGTCTCGATTTGTCCGAGTTGAAAGCCATCGTGCTCGACGAGGCCGACGAGATGCTCAATCTCGGCTTTCGCGAGGACATGGAATTTCTTCTTGAAGCCACGCCTCAGGAGCGGCGCACGCTTCTGTTTTCGGCGACCTTGCCGCGCGGCATTGTCGCCTTGGCCAAGCAATACCAGAAGGACGCATTTCGCGTCGAAGTCCTCGGTGACGAGTCAGGTCACGCCGATATCGAGTATCGGGCCATTCGCGTTGCCGCCCACGATTCCGAGCACGCCGTGGTCAACATCCTGCGCTTCTATGAAGCGCCGAGCACCATTGTGTTCTGCAACACACGTCACGCCGTGCGGCATTTGCAGGCCGCCCTGCTGGAGCGAGGCTTCCTTGTGGTCGCTTTGTCCGGTGAACTGACGCAGAACGAACGCACGACGGCGCTGCAGTCGCTGCGCGATGGCCGCGCCCGTGTTTGCGTCGCGACCGACGTCGCCGCGCGCGGCATCGATCTGCCCAATCTCGGCCTCGTCATTCACGCCGAGCTGCCGAATGACCCGGAAGTGATGCAGCATCGCTCCGGCCGCACCGGCCGCGCCGGCAGGAAAGGTATCAGCGTTCTGCTCGTGCCGAATTCGCGGCGCCGCCGGGTCGAGATGTTTTTCAAGCAAGCCGGCGTCAACGCGGTCTGGGCCGCCGCACCGCAGGCCGACGAAATTCGCAAGCTCGATCAGCAGCGCATGATGCAGGACGAGTTGTTCACCGACGCGCCGACCGACGAGGACCTGGCATTGGCGCGCACCTTGCTCGCCGAAAAATCCGCCGAGGCGATTGCAGCGGCGCTGGCGCGGCTTTATCGCGCGCGCCTGCCCTCGCCCGAAGACATCATCGATCCGGGTTCGGATCGCGGCGTCCGCTTCCGCGACGAACGCAATGACAGGCCTTACGCGCGCGACCGTGAATCTCCTGCCGGCGATGACACGGCGCCGCGCGAAACGGGAAAACGCGCCAGCTTCCGCCGGCCGATGGAAGGCGGCAGCGTCTGGTTCAAGGCCAGCGTCGGACGGCGCAAGAATGCCGAAGCCCGCTGGCTGTTGCCGATGATCTGCCGGCGCGGCGGCATTGCCAAAGGCGATATCGGCGCCATCAAGATTTACGACACCGTCACCGAATTCGAGATTTCCGGCAAGGTCGCCGACACATTTGCAACGAAGGTTCAGGCGCCCGACGCGGAAGAAAACATTCGCATCGAGCCGCTGCCGCAAGGCCCGCAAGGCGGCAGCGCGCCATCAACCCGGGACGAGCGGAGCGCACCCGCCAAAAGGCCGGACAAGAAGGCCGACAAGCCGCATTTCAAAAAGCGGCAGCAGGAGCACAAGGCCGCCGTCGAAAGCCGGGAGCGCGACGACAAGCCGAACAAAAAGCCGGACTTCAAGAAAGGCGATTTCAAGCGGCAGAAATTCAAAAAGTCGAAGAAAGAAAAACATCGTCACCAGCCCTGA
- a CDS encoding ABC transporter ATP-binding protein: protein MSQTILQVDDLRTSFNVKRSGRKYRVQAVDGVSLSLVAGEVLGIVGESGCGKTTVGRSIVRLVKPDSGLIQFRGADVIGASGQALRDMRLNLRMVFQDPYASLNPRRSIGDSVAEAGDINKVFKSRADRAARIAETLSAVGLNPSFATRYPHELSGGQRQRAGIARAILPAPAVIIADEPVSALDVSVQAQVLNLMMDLREQLGLSMLFISHDIGVIGQISDRVAVMYMGRVVELADTRGILDRALHPYTQALMAAVPKPDPSQRIVGAVETGEPPSQFKRPTGCAYAARCPLVHSRCHAEVPALKPVAEGLRLAACHAL from the coding sequence GTGAGTCAGACCATTCTTCAGGTCGACGATCTCCGCACGTCGTTCAACGTCAAGCGTTCGGGCCGCAAATATCGCGTCCAGGCGGTCGATGGCGTGTCGCTGTCGCTTGTCGCCGGCGAGGTGCTGGGCATTGTCGGGGAATCCGGTTGCGGCAAGACCACGGTCGGCCGCTCTATCGTCCGGCTGGTGAAGCCCGACAGCGGCCTCATCCAGTTCAGGGGCGCGGACGTTATCGGCGCCAGCGGCCAGGCGCTGCGCGACATGCGGCTCAATCTGCGGATGGTGTTCCAGGACCCGTATGCTTCGCTGAACCCGCGCCGGTCGATCGGCGACTCGGTGGCCGAGGCCGGCGACATCAACAAGGTGTTCAAGAGCCGCGCCGACCGCGCCGCGCGGATTGCCGAGACCTTGAGCGCGGTCGGCCTCAACCCGTCTTTTGCCACGCGCTATCCGCACGAACTCAGCGGCGGTCAGCGCCAGCGCGCCGGCATCGCCCGCGCCATATTGCCGGCGCCGGCGGTGATCATCGCCGACGAGCCGGTGTCGGCGCTCGATGTTTCGGTGCAGGCGCAGGTGCTCAATTTGATGATGGACCTGCGCGAGCAGCTCGGATTGTCGATGCTGTTCATCTCGCACGATATCGGCGTGATCGGCCAGATCAGCGATCGCGTTGCCGTGATGTATATGGGCCGCGTCGTCGAACTGGCGGATACGCGCGGTATTCTCGACCGCGCCCTGCATCCTTATACGCAGGCGCTGATGGCGGCCGTGCCCAAGCCGGATCCGTCGCAGCGCATCGTCGGGGCCGTCGAGACCGGGGAGCCGCCGAGCCAGTTCAAACGGCCGACCGGCTGCGCCTATGCGGCGCGTTGCCCGCTGGTGCACAGCCGCTGCCATGCCGAAGTGCCGGCGCTAAAACCCGTGGCAGAGGGGCTCAGGCTGGCGGCCTGCCACGCGCTCTAA
- a CDS encoding ABC transporter ATP-binding protein: protein MLSVRDLTVSIGAEAAPVDIVSGISFDIGKGEILGLVGESGCGKSMTSLAVMGLLPQPGPRVRGGRIELAGADVTALQPWQRVEAGHGRIAMIFQEPMTSLNPVRRIGDQIAEAVRVHDGVSGTAALARARELLELVRIPDAALQLSAYPHQLSGGQRQRIMIAIALACRPQVLIADEPTTALDVTIQIQILGLLRDLCNRLDMSILFITHDMGVIAQLADRVAVMYGGRIVETADVGALFNEPRHHYTRGLMDCMPARNLGVRRLPTIPGQAPRPGAIRIGCVFAPRCAAVQDVCQTAAPPRLVVGQGHEALCAFPLQGGRPL, encoded by the coding sequence GTGCTGTCGGTTCGCGACCTCACAGTGTCCATTGGTGCGGAGGCGGCGCCGGTCGATATCGTCTCCGGCATATCGTTCGACATCGGCAAAGGCGAGATTCTCGGTCTGGTCGGCGAGAGCGGCTGCGGCAAGAGCATGACCTCGCTGGCGGTGATGGGGCTGCTGCCGCAACCGGGCCCGCGCGTCCGCGGCGGCCGTATCGAACTTGCCGGCGCCGATGTGACGGCGCTGCAGCCGTGGCAGCGCGTCGAGGCCGGGCATGGCCGCATCGCCATGATCTTCCAGGAACCGATGACCTCGCTCAATCCGGTGCGCCGCATCGGCGACCAGATTGCAGAGGCGGTGCGCGTGCATGACGGCGTTTCCGGCACGGCGGCGCTGGCGCGCGCGCGCGAACTCCTCGAACTGGTGCGCATCCCGGACGCCGCCTTGCAGCTCTCGGCCTATCCGCATCAGCTGTCGGGCGGCCAGCGCCAGCGCATCATGATCGCCATTGCGCTGGCCTGCCGGCCGCAGGTGCTGATCGCCGACGAGCCGACCACGGCGCTCGACGTCACCATCCAGATCCAAATCCTCGGGCTGCTGCGCGACCTGTGTAACCGCCTCGACATGTCGATCCTGTTCATCACCCACGACATGGGTGTGATTGCGCAACTGGCTGACCGCGTTGCCGTCATGTATGGCGGCCGCATCGTCGAAACCGCCGATGTGGGCGCGCTGTTCAATGAGCCGCGTCACCATTATACGCGCGGCCTGATGGACTGCATGCCGGCGCGCAATCTCGGCGTTCGTCGTCTGCCGACGATTCCCGGGCAGGCGCCGCGGCCGGGCGCGATCAGGATCGGCTGCGTTTTTGCGCCGCGCTGCGCGGCCGTGCAGGATGTCTGCCAGACCGCCGCGCCGCCGCGGCTCGTTGTTGGCCAAGGGCACGAGGCGCTGTGCGCTTTCCCGCTGCAAGGGGGGAGGCCGCTGTGA
- a CDS encoding ABC transporter permease has product MSRASITLWLTPFLARPIALIGLGVLLAMVFAAAFAPWLAPYDPYAIEPMARLMPPDATHWFGTDQFGRDTLSRAIYSARMALLIGAGVVFFALATGIPVGVLSALFPRLGHVLMRIVDVLMAFPSLLLALGLIVILGPSVANSIIAIGAGYMTTTTRIIYGLTLRLRAETYVEAARSMGSGTGWLVFKHILPNLISPLLVQASFVFAFAQLGAASLDFLGLGAPPDIPSWGNMLAESRTFITRASWLLFFPGSLIVLTAFSLNLVGDALRDRLDPRFRDVFSGEG; this is encoded by the coding sequence ATGAGCCGCGCCAGCATCACCTTGTGGCTTACGCCGTTCCTCGCGCGGCCCATTGCCTTGATCGGGCTCGGCGTGCTGCTGGCGATGGTGTTCGCCGCGGCTTTCGCGCCGTGGCTGGCGCCTTACGACCCTTACGCCATCGAGCCGATGGCCCGTTTGATGCCGCCCGACGCCACGCACTGGTTCGGCACCGACCAGTTCGGCCGCGATACGCTGTCGCGTGCCATCTACTCGGCGCGCATGGCGCTGCTGATCGGTGCCGGCGTCGTGTTCTTCGCGCTGGCCACGGGCATTCCGGTCGGCGTGTTGTCGGCGCTGTTTCCGCGGCTCGGCCATGTGCTGATGCGCATTGTCGATGTGCTGATGGCGTTTCCATCGCTGCTGCTGGCGCTCGGCCTGATCGTCATCCTCGGCCCGAGCGTCGCCAATTCCATTATCGCCATCGGCGCCGGCTACATGACGACCACGACGCGCATCATCTACGGCCTGACCTTGCGCCTGCGCGCGGAGACCTATGTCGAGGCCGCGCGCAGCATGGGCTCGGGGACGGGATGGCTGGTGTTCAAGCACATCCTGCCGAACCTGATCTCGCCGCTGCTGGTGCAGGCGAGCTTCGTGTTCGCCTTCGCCCAGCTTGGCGCGGCCTCGCTTGACTTCCTCGGTCTCGGCGCGCCGCCGGACATTCCAAGCTGGGGCAACATGCTGGCGGAATCGCGCACCTTCATCACCCGGGCGTCGTGGCTGTTGTTCTTTCCGGGCTCGCTGATCGTTCTGACCGCGTTCTCGCTCAATCTTGTTGGCGATGCGCTGCGCGACCGGCTCGATCCGCGCTTCCGTGACGTCTTTAGCGGCGAGGGCTGA
- a CDS encoding ABC transporter permease: protein MWAFALKRAGATLVTLWAASVIIFAFIHVIPGDPIYVLLGDTATADQADRLRTELGLDEPIVLQYLQWAGRALSGDLGRSIFFQAPVAAVIADGAETSILLATMTMVWVVLIGVPIGTVAAMRHGTWLDQGLSGVAMLMASVPTFWVGLYLILIFAATLGWLPSSGYPSIFEGGLGNLRYLLLPSLTLAAPNAALILRLTRASMLDVAREDYVRTARAKGIRPWQVVTRHILRNALLTVVSAFGFTFAALMSEAVVTETVFALPGIGRLVVQSILRRDYPVIQGIILVIVVLYLVINLLVDLAYRFLDPRVELQ, encoded by the coding sequence ATGTGGGCATTTGCACTGAAGCGGGCAGGGGCGACGTTGGTGACGCTCTGGGCGGCGTCGGTGATCATCTTCGCCTTCATTCATGTCATCCCCGGCGATCCGATCTATGTGCTGCTCGGCGATACCGCGACGGCGGACCAGGCCGACCGATTGCGCACCGAACTCGGCCTCGATGAGCCGATCGTCCTGCAGTATTTGCAATGGGCCGGCCGCGCGCTGAGCGGCGACCTCGGCCGCTCGATCTTCTTCCAGGCGCCGGTCGCCGCGGTGATCGCCGACGGCGCCGAGACCAGCATTCTGCTCGCGACCATGACGATGGTGTGGGTGGTGCTGATCGGCGTGCCGATCGGCACCGTCGCGGCGATGCGTCACGGCACCTGGCTGGACCAGGGCCTGTCCGGCGTCGCCATGCTGATGGCTTCGGTGCCGACCTTCTGGGTCGGGCTCTACCTGATCTTGATTTTCGCGGCGACGCTCGGCTGGCTGCCGAGTTCGGGCTATCCGTCGATCTTCGAGGGCGGCCTTGGCAATCTGCGCTATCTGCTGCTGCCGAGCCTGACCCTGGCGGCGCCGAATGCGGCGCTGATCCTGCGCCTGACGCGCGCCAGCATGCTCGACGTGGCGCGTGAGGACTATGTGCGCACCGCGCGCGCCAAGGGCATCCGGCCCTGGCAGGTGGTGACCCGGCACATTCTGCGCAACGCGCTGCTCACCGTCGTGTCGGCCTTCGGCTTTACCTTCGCCGCGCTGATGTCGGAAGCGGTCGTCACCGAAACCGTGTTCGCGCTGCCGGGCATCGGCCGGCTGGTGGTGCAGTCGATCTTGCGCCGCGATTATCCGGTCATCCAGGGCATCATCCTGGTCATCGTGGTGCTGTACCTCGTCATCAATCTGCTCGTCGATCTGGCCTACCGTTTTCTCGATCCGCGGGTTGAGCTGCAATGA